A window of Dissulfurirhabdus thermomarina contains these coding sequences:
- a CDS encoding FAD-binding oxidoreductase translates to MKAQAGPGSGPGRRHIGRALVRRLGEIVGPENVSIDPADLACYGADAGFVTGRPDGVVLPATTEETAAVLSLAADAGLPVVPRGAGTGTAGGAVPTRGGLVVALTRMHRIHEIDRRDLVGVVDPGVVTGDFQAAAEREGLFYPPDPASLAVCTLGGNAATGAGGARAVKYGVTRDYVLGCEVALPDGRVVQLGGRTAKGVVGLDLTRLLVGSEGTLGILTRLVLRLVPMPPAVATLAGVFRAPADAAAAVGAVFSAGLVPRCAEFLDRMSLACIGGDLPFPVPGDAGALVLLEVDGPPARVREEAAEAAGRFEAAGALRVFPAAEPGAAEALWAARRGLSPALKRLGRPHKVSEDVCVPRGRLADLVAAVEEIGGRHRVTVLVFGHAGDGNLHVNFLFDREDPGEAGRVEAAVADLMRRTLALGGTISGEHGVGAAKRPFIRWETGPDVLDLMRRVKSVFDPRGLMNPGKVFPDDADVG, encoded by the coding sequence GTGAAGGCCCAGGCGGGACCGGGAAGCGGGCCGGGGCGGCGGCACATCGGACGCGCCCTCGTCCGCCGCCTCGGCGAGATCGTGGGGCCGGAGAACGTCAGCATCGACCCGGCGGATCTCGCCTGCTACGGCGCCGACGCCGGTTTCGTCACCGGCCGGCCCGACGGGGTGGTGCTCCCCGCCACCACGGAGGAGACCGCCGCGGTGCTGTCGCTGGCCGCCGATGCGGGGCTCCCGGTGGTGCCCCGGGGCGCCGGGACGGGCACCGCGGGCGGTGCCGTCCCCACCCGGGGCGGGCTGGTGGTGGCCCTCACCCGGATGCACCGCATCCACGAGATCGACCGGCGGGACCTCGTCGGGGTGGTGGACCCCGGGGTGGTCACCGGCGACTTCCAGGCCGCGGCGGAGCGCGAGGGTCTCTTCTACCCCCCCGACCCCGCCAGCCTCGCCGTCTGCACCCTGGGCGGCAACGCCGCCACCGGGGCCGGGGGTGCCCGGGCGGTGAAGTACGGGGTCACCCGCGACTACGTCCTCGGCTGCGAGGTGGCGCTCCCGGACGGCCGCGTGGTCCAGCTCGGCGGCCGGACCGCCAAGGGCGTGGTGGGTCTCGACCTCACCCGGCTGCTCGTGGGGTCCGAGGGGACGCTCGGGATCCTCACCCGCCTGGTGCTCCGGCTGGTCCCGATGCCCCCCGCGGTGGCGACCCTGGCGGGCGTCTTCCGGGCCCCGGCCGATGCCGCGGCCGCCGTGGGGGCGGTCTTCTCCGCGGGCCTGGTCCCGCGGTGCGCCGAGTTCCTGGACCGGATGAGCCTCGCCTGCATCGGCGGCGACCTCCCCTTCCCGGTTCCCGGAGATGCCGGGGCCCTGGTGCTCCTCGAGGTGGACGGGCCGCCGGCCCGGGTCCGGGAGGAGGCGGCGGAGGCGGCCGGGAGGTTCGAGGCGGCGGGGGCCCTCCGGGTCTTCCCGGCGGCGGAGCCCGGCGCGGCCGAGGCCCTCTGGGCGGCCCGCCGCGGGCTGTCTCCGGCCCTCAAGCGTCTCGGCAGGCCCCACAAGGTCAGCGAGGACGTCTGCGTCCCGCGGGGCCGGCTCGCCGACCTCGTGGCGGCGGTGGAGGAGATCGGCGGGCGGCACCGGGTGACGGTGCTCGTCTTCGGCCACGCCGGCGACGGCAACCTCCACGTGAACTTCCTCTTCGACCGGGAGGACCCGGGCGAGGCCGGCCGGGTGGAGGCCGCCGTGGCCGATCTCATGCGGCGGACCCTGGCCCTCGGCGGCACGATCTCCGGGGAACACGGCGTCGGGGCCGCCAAGCGGCCCTTCATCCGGTGGGAGACCGGGCCCGACGTCCTGGACCTCATGCGCCGGGTGAAGTCGGTCTTCGACCCGCGGGGTCTCATGAACCCGGGGAAGGTCTTCCCCGACGATGCAGACGTCGGTTAA
- the ispF gene encoding 2-C-methyl-D-erythritol 2,4-cyclodiphosphate synthase encodes MARGLPFRIGFGYDVHRLVPGRPLVLGGVRIPHPTGLLGHSDADVLVHALADALLGAAGLGDIGRHFPDSDPRYKDMAGFDLLVQVVEMVNGRGWVLGNADLTLVAEAPKVAPFIGAMTEELAVACRSTPERINVKATTTEGLGPAGRGEGMAAYAVALIVPAG; translated from the coding sequence GTGGCGCGGGGACTCCCCTTCCGGATCGGTTTCGGCTACGACGTCCACCGGCTGGTGCCGGGACGGCCGCTGGTGCTCGGCGGGGTGCGGATCCCGCACCCCACGGGGCTGCTCGGCCACTCCGACGCGGACGTCCTGGTCCACGCCCTCGCCGACGCGCTCCTCGGCGCCGCCGGGCTCGGGGACATCGGGCGGCACTTCCCCGATTCCGACCCCCGCTACAAGGACATGGCCGGCTTCGACCTCCTGGTGCAGGTGGTGGAGATGGTCAACGGGCGGGGGTGGGTCCTGGGCAACGCCGACCTCACCCTGGTGGCCGAGGCGCCCAAGGTGGCCCCCTTCATCGGGGCCATGACCGAGGAGTTGGCGGTGGCCTGCCGCTCCACGCCGGAGCGCATCAACGTCAAGGCCACCACCACCGAGGGCCTCGGCCCGGCGGGCAGGGGGGAGGGGATGGCGGCCTACGCGGTGGCGCTCATCGTCCCGGCGGGGTGA
- the pabB gene encoding aminodeoxychorismate synthase component I — translation MEREPYVTGALYPLDVVPLLERLREEPAYVLLETARIAGDDRRSFLFRRPEAVLTASGPEDLPAFFAAVERALARGRYLAGWWAYEWGYALEPKLHGLLDRRRPAGPLAWLGVFPEPEVFVHAPDGPAFPGPVPDLRGRIGPLALNVDPAAYAEAIGEVQERIAAGETYQVNYTLKGRFSYRGDPEALYLALRAQQAVSYAAVVRDGDRWILSLSPELFLRRRGARVTTRPMKGTAGRGRTTAEDREIARRLAADGKNRAENVMIVDLLRNDIGRLCPPGGVAVPELFTVERYETLFQMTSRIDGRLRPGVSWEALLRAAFPCGSVTGAPKLRTMEIIADLEREPRGVYTGAVGYLGPGGEGTLNVAIRTVVLEGGMGEIGIGSGVTAGSDTGAEYEECRVKAAFVTRRRPAFALVETLRWDPPGGGVKTPAGGYSDLEAHLARLADSAHYFGFRWRPSAVRRALAEAAGALDPGAGPHRVRLRYTFEGRAEVTSAPLGAGLREPLAVGLSPEPVRSDDPFLFHKTTHRPLYEREAARARAAGLDECLFVNERGEVTEGTFTNLFLPLEDGRLATPPAGAGLLGGVLRQGLLAAGRAVEQALTPADLERAPAFYVGNSVRGLLRARWQGPF, via the coding sequence ATGGAAAGGGAACCCTACGTCACCGGCGCCCTCTATCCCCTCGACGTCGTGCCGCTGCTGGAACGCCTCCGGGAGGAGCCGGCCTACGTGCTCCTCGAGACGGCCCGGATCGCGGGAGACGACCGCCGCTCCTTCCTCTTCCGCCGGCCGGAGGCCGTGCTGACCGCCTCGGGGCCGGAGGACCTGCCGGCCTTCTTCGCGGCGGTGGAACGGGCCCTGGCCCGCGGCCGGTACCTGGCGGGGTGGTGGGCCTACGAGTGGGGCTACGCCCTGGAGCCCAAGCTCCACGGGCTCCTCGATCGGCGGCGTCCGGCCGGGCCCCTGGCCTGGCTCGGGGTCTTCCCCGAGCCGGAGGTCTTCGTCCATGCCCCGGACGGGCCGGCCTTTCCCGGGCCGGTCCCCGACCTCCGCGGCCGGATCGGCCCCCTGGCGCTCAACGTGGATCCGGCGGCCTACGCCGAGGCCATCGGGGAGGTCCAGGAGCGGATCGCCGCGGGCGAGACCTATCAGGTGAACTACACCCTCAAGGGGCGCTTCTCCTACCGGGGCGACCCGGAGGCGCTCTACCTCGCCCTCCGGGCCCAACAGGCGGTCTCCTACGCGGCCGTGGTCCGGGACGGGGACCGCTGGATCCTCTCTCTCTCGCCGGAGCTCTTCCTCCGGCGCCGGGGGGCGCGGGTCACCACCCGTCCCATGAAGGGGACGGCGGGCCGGGGGCGGACCACGGCGGAGGATCGGGAGATCGCCCGTCGGCTGGCGGCCGACGGGAAGAACCGGGCCGAGAACGTGATGATCGTCGATCTCCTCCGCAACGACATCGGCCGCCTCTGCCCGCCCGGGGGGGTGGCGGTCCCCGAGCTCTTCACGGTGGAGCGCTACGAGACCCTCTTCCAGATGACCTCCCGGATCGACGGCCGGCTCCGGCCGGGGGTCTCGTGGGAGGCACTCCTGCGGGCGGCCTTTCCCTGCGGCTCGGTGACGGGGGCGCCGAAGCTCCGCACCATGGAGATCATCGCCGACCTGGAGCGGGAGCCGCGGGGGGTCTACACCGGTGCCGTGGGCTACCTCGGGCCCGGGGGGGAGGGGACCCTCAACGTGGCCATCCGGACCGTGGTGCTGGAGGGCGGAATGGGCGAGATCGGCATCGGCAGCGGGGTCACCGCCGGGTCCGACACCGGGGCGGAGTACGAGGAGTGCCGGGTGAAGGCGGCCTTCGTGACCCGCCGCCGGCCGGCCTTCGCCCTGGTGGAGACCCTGCGCTGGGATCCCCCCGGCGGGGGGGTGAAGACGCCGGCCGGCGGCTACTCGGACCTCGAGGCGCACCTGGCCCGCCTGGCCGACTCGGCGCATTACTTCGGGTTCCGGTGGCGGCCGTCGGCGGTCCGCCGGGCCTTGGCCGAGGCCGCCGGGGCCCTCGACCCGGGGGCGGGCCCGCACCGGGTCCGGCTGCGCTACACCTTCGAGGGGCGGGCCGAGGTCACCTCGGCCCCGCTGGGTGCCGGCCTCCGGGAACCCCTGGCCGTGGGGCTTTCCCCGGAACCGGTCCGGAGCGACGACCCCTTCCTCTTCCACAAGACCACCCACCGGCCGCTCTACGAGCGGGAGGCGGCCCGGGCCCGGGCCGCCGGCCTCGACGAGTGTCTCTTCGTGAACGAGCGGGGGGAGGTCACCGAGGGGACCTTCACCAACCTCTTCCTCCCCCTGGAGGACGGACGCCTGGCCACCCCCCCGGCGGGCGCCGGCCTCCTCGGGGGCGTGCTCCGGCAGGGTCTCCTCGCGGCCGGCCGGGCCGTGGAGCAGGCGCTCACCCCGGCGGACCTGGAGCGGGCCCCGGCCTTCTACGTGGGCAACTCGGTCCGGGGACTCCTCCGGGCGAGGTGGCAGGGCCCCTTCTGA
- the ispD gene encoding 2-C-methyl-D-erythritol 4-phosphate cytidylyltransferase: MKVNAIVAAAGVSRRMGAEMPKQFLEVGGRPLLAWTLEALASCPLVEAMVVVAPPGEEASAQAIVGGSSVALPVWVVAGGTRRQDSVRAGLSAVGPEWEWVAVHDAARPFVAAADIEATCLLAREVGAAVLGTAVHDTVKEVDEDGFVVRTLDRSRLLLAQTPQVCRRADLERALARAEAQGLEATDEAALLEAVGQPVGVVLGSRRNFKITTPDDLAVAEAMFACRAG, translated from the coding sequence ATGAAGGTCAACGCCATCGTCGCCGCGGCCGGGGTGAGCCGCCGCATGGGCGCCGAGATGCCCAAGCAGTTCCTCGAGGTGGGGGGGCGGCCACTGCTGGCCTGGACCCTCGAGGCCTTGGCCAGCTGTCCCCTGGTGGAGGCCATGGTGGTGGTGGCGCCGCCGGGCGAGGAGGCCTCGGCCCAGGCCATCGTGGGCGGCTCCTCGGTGGCCCTCCCCGTGTGGGTGGTGGCGGGCGGCACCCGCCGGCAGGATTCGGTCCGGGCGGGGCTTTCGGCGGTGGGGCCGGAATGGGAGTGGGTGGCGGTGCACGACGCCGCCCGGCCCTTCGTGGCGGCCGCGGATATCGAGGCCACCTGTCTCCTCGCCCGGGAGGTGGGGGCCGCGGTGCTCGGGACGGCGGTCCACGACACGGTCAAGGAGGTGGACGAGGACGGCTTCGTGGTCCGGACCCTGGACCGATCCCGGCTGCTCCTGGCCCAGACCCCCCAGGTCTGCCGGCGGGCGGACCTCGAGCGGGCCCTGGCCCGGGCGGAGGCCCAGGGCCTCGAGGCCACCGACGAGGCCGCCCTCCTCGAGGCGGTGGGACAGCCCGTGGGGGTGGTCCTGGGGAGCCGCCGCAACTTCAAGATCACCACGCCGGACGACCTGGCGGTGGCCGAGGCCATGTTCGCCTGCCGGGCGGGCTAG
- a CDS encoding metal-dependent hydrolase — MAREITFFGHSAFRVTSDADLSIWIDPWLGNPSAPDAPPPEPPDLVLITHAHGDHLGDCAALCRSSDTEVVAIHEVQQYLLGKGLPNVTGMNIGGTYTTKGVTLTMVPALHSSSIQEDDRIICGGAAAGFVIRLEGGTALYHAGDTALFGDMALIGELYRPEVAMIPIGSHYVMGPKEAAHACRLIRPRTAIPMHFGTFPVLTGTVAAFDAALREIAPNVRMTALAPGETLSF, encoded by the coding sequence ATGGCGAGAGAGATCACCTTCTTCGGCCACTCCGCCTTCCGCGTGACGTCGGACGCGGACCTGTCCATCTGGATCGACCCCTGGCTCGGCAACCCCTCGGCCCCCGACGCCCCGCCGCCCGAGCCGCCCGACCTGGTGCTCATCACCCACGCCCACGGCGACCACCTGGGCGACTGCGCGGCCCTGTGCCGCTCCTCCGACACCGAGGTGGTGGCCATCCACGAGGTGCAGCAGTACCTGCTGGGGAAGGGTCTCCCCAACGTCACGGGCATGAACATCGGCGGCACCTACACCACCAAGGGCGTCACCCTCACCATGGTGCCCGCCCTCCACAGCTCCTCCATCCAGGAAGACGACCGGATCATCTGCGGCGGGGCGGCGGCGGGCTTCGTCATCCGCCTGGAGGGCGGCACCGCCCTCTACCACGCCGGCGACACGGCGCTCTTCGGCGACATGGCCCTCATCGGGGAACTCTACCGCCCCGAGGTGGCCATGATCCCCATCGGGAGCCACTACGTCATGGGCCCCAAGGAGGCGGCCCACGCCTGCCGCCTCATCCGGCCGAGGACCGCGATTCCCATGCACTTCGGGACCTTCCCGGTCCTCACCGGGACCGTGGCGGCCTTCGACGCGGCGCTCCGGGAGATCGCCCCCAACGTCCGGATGACGGCGCTGGCACCCGGCGAGACCCTCTCGTTCTGA
- a CDS encoding HD domain-containing protein, whose amino-acid sequence MSIPTRAECLGLLRAHRVPPHIVAHSLRVAQAGELLAGRLAAAGRRIDPTLVAAGCLLHDLTKMRSLETGEDHARTAAAVLEARGWAEAADVVGQHVRLRPEVLAAPPNEAQVVFYADKRVMHHRVVDLDERFADLVARYGVTPEKRERLRRLHAETRGLEARLFAGLDIGPGDLDRLNLDPLEDFEPWRERSPSSATPPSA is encoded by the coding sequence ATGAGCATCCCCACCCGCGCCGAGTGCCTGGGGCTCCTCCGGGCCCACCGGGTCCCGCCCCACATCGTGGCGCACAGCCTCCGCGTGGCCCAGGCGGGCGAGTTGCTGGCCGGGAGGCTCGCCGCCGCCGGCCGCCGGATCGACCCCACCCTGGTGGCCGCTGGCTGCCTCCTGCACGACCTCACCAAGATGCGGTCCCTGGAGACCGGGGAGGATCACGCCCGGACGGCGGCGGCGGTGCTCGAGGCCCGGGGCTGGGCGGAGGCGGCGGACGTCGTCGGCCAGCACGTCCGCCTCCGGCCGGAGGTGCTGGCCGCCCCGCCCAACGAGGCCCAGGTGGTCTTCTACGCGGACAAGCGGGTGATGCACCACCGGGTGGTGGACCTCGACGAACGCTTCGCGGACCTCGTGGCCCGCTACGGGGTCACCCCGGAGAAGCGGGAGCGGCTCCGCCGGCTCCACGCGGAGACCCGGGGCCTCGAGGCGAGGCTCTTCGCGGGGCTCGACATCGGGCCCGGCGACCTCGATCGGCTCAACCTGGACCCCCTGGAGGACTTCGAACCATGGCGAGAGAGATCACCTTCTTCGGCCACTCCGCCTTCCGCGTGA
- the dnaA gene encoding chromosomal replication initiator protein DnaA — protein sequence MEEKVWESLKEVWRQRVSPSSYEVWIAPLTFAGAEGDTLLVQCPNQFFASWIREHYLPLLKDHLAQGGRRWNLRLCPVEEEREAARGQLHLPRFSPTEIARPAFCQRFTFEEFVVGACNRYAHAACWAAANEEPNHSRILYVHAPAGLGKSHLIQALGQRYLERRPKARVCYLTANDFTAQVVRAIKNDGLDDFKRRYRESCDVLMLEEAHCFAGRERTQSELALALDILLDDGKTVVFTGSQLPREIPKVNDQLRSRLAGGLITSINPPDTPTRRKIILRKAASQGVDLDPGVVDYLARHLQGDIRQIEGAVAGLVAKSSLLREPVNMDLARDVVRELVGEAREITLEAIGEVICRYYQVSCEDLRSRSRRRAVSWPRQVAMYLARRFTEDSLEAIGRHFNRDHATVLHSVKRITAQIQEKGKLRRQVEFLTEQLQSRRWKA from the coding sequence ATGGAAGAGAAGGTCTGGGAATCGCTCAAGGAGGTCTGGCGGCAACGGGTATCGCCCAGCAGCTACGAGGTCTGGATCGCCCCCCTCACCTTTGCCGGGGCCGAGGGCGACACCCTCCTCGTCCAGTGCCCCAACCAGTTCTTCGCCTCCTGGATCCGCGAGCACTACCTGCCGCTCCTGAAGGACCACCTGGCGCAGGGCGGCCGACGATGGAACCTCCGCCTCTGCCCGGTGGAGGAGGAGCGGGAGGCGGCCCGCGGCCAGTTGCACCTGCCCCGGTTCTCCCCCACCGAGATCGCCCGCCCGGCCTTCTGTCAGCGGTTCACCTTCGAGGAGTTCGTGGTGGGGGCTTGCAACCGTTATGCCCACGCGGCCTGCTGGGCGGCGGCCAACGAGGAGCCCAACCACAGCCGGATCCTCTACGTCCACGCCCCGGCCGGCCTCGGCAAGAGCCATCTCATCCAGGCCCTCGGGCAGCGCTACCTCGAGCGCCGTCCCAAGGCCCGGGTCTGCTACCTCACCGCCAACGACTTCACCGCCCAGGTGGTGCGCGCCATCAAGAACGACGGTCTCGACGACTTCAAGCGGCGGTACCGGGAGTCCTGCGACGTCCTCATGCTGGAGGAGGCCCACTGCTTCGCCGGCCGGGAGCGGACCCAGAGCGAACTGGCCCTGGCCCTGGACATCCTCCTCGACGACGGCAAGACCGTGGTCTTCACCGGGAGCCAGCTGCCGCGGGAGATCCCCAAGGTGAACGACCAGCTGCGCTCCCGCCTGGCCGGGGGGCTCATCACCTCCATCAATCCCCCCGACACCCCCACGCGGCGGAAGATCATCCTCCGCAAGGCCGCCTCCCAGGGGGTGGACCTCGACCCGGGGGTGGTGGACTACCTGGCCCGTCACCTCCAGGGCGACATCCGCCAGATCGAGGGCGCCGTGGCCGGTCTCGTGGCGAAGTCCTCCCTGCTGCGCGAGCCCGTGAACATGGACCTGGCCAGGGACGTGGTGCGGGAGCTGGTCGGGGAGGCGCGGGAGATCACCCTGGAGGCCATCGGGGAGGTGATCTGCCGTTACTACCAGGTCAGCTGCGAGGACCTGCGGTCCCGCTCCCGGCGGCGGGCCGTCTCGTGGCCGCGCCAGGTGGCCATGTACCTGGCCCGCCGGTTCACCGAGGATTCCCTCGAGGCCATCGGCCGCCACTTCAACAGGGATCACGCCACGGTGCTCCACTCCGTAAAGCGCATCACCGCCCAGATCCAGGAGAAGGGCAAGCTCCGCCGCCAGGTGGAGTTCCTCACCGAGCAGCTCCAGTCGCGGCGCTGGAAGGCGTGA